GCGCAACAATGCCCTTCACAGCGCGGAACAACTGGGCATCAGGCTCCATATCGTCGATGTCATCGACGACTACAAGGATGTGGTCTTGAATCCGCGCCACGGTTACGGCGCGCACCTGAACCCGTGTCTTGATTGCAAGACCTTCATGATCGGGCGCGCGCGATCATGGATCGAGGAGCACGGTTTCGATTTCATTGTCACGGGTGAGGTCTTGGGGCAGCGGCCGATGTCGCAGCGACGGGACACATTTCCAGTCGTGGCGCGCGAATCCGGCGCCCTGGACCGGCTGTTGCGGCCGTTGTCCGCGAAGCTTTTGCCGCCAACCCTTCCCGAACGCGAGGGCTGGGTGGATCGCGAGCGCCTCTTGGGTTTGAGCGGCCGTAACCGCAAACCCCAGATCGCCTTGGCGCGCGCCTATGGTTTCGAATACGCGCAGCCCGCCGGCGGGTGCTGTTTCCTGACCGACGAGAACTACGCCCACAAGCTTCGGGATCTGTGGGTAAGTCGCGGCGAGCGGCGCTACGACTTCGACGACATCATGCTCCTGAAGATCGGGCGCCACCTGCGCCCGCACCCGTCCTTCAAGCTCATTATCGGTCGCGAAGAGGGGGAGAACCGGTTTCTGGAGGGCTATCGCCACCGCTTCGTGCATTTGTGGGCGCTCGAACATAAAGGGCCCCTTGCCCTTGTGCAAGGCGATGTCGACGAGGCCGGTCTCGATCTGGCTTGCGCCATTACCGCACGCTTTGGGCAAGGACGGTGCGAGGCGCGGGTACGCATGGCGGTGGGAGGGCCTGGTGGATCGACCCGCGAGCGCGATGTCGCGCCGCTGCCGGCCCATGCGCTGGCCGCCGATTGGTACTTGTGAGGCCATGGATCTCGACGCCCGCTATCTGCTGTGTCCCATGCCGGTGATTCGCGTCAGCGCCGCCATCGGACGGGTCGCGGCCGGCGATACCCTGACCGTGCGCTGTACCGACCCGGGGGCCCTGCACGATATACC
The DNA window shown above is from Acidiferrobacter sp. SPIII_3 and carries:
- a CDS encoding tRNA (5-methylaminomethyl-2-thiouridylate)-methyltransferase, whose product is MKNHKRKAIVLLSGGLDSLLAARLMLDQGIHVEGINFFTGFCVEGHTHAVRRDRKDRLVRNNALHSAEQLGIRLHIVDVIDDYKDVVLNPRHGYGAHLNPCLDCKTFMIGRARSWIEEHGFDFIVTGEVLGQRPMSQRRDTFPVVARESGALDRLLRPLSAKLLPPTLPEREGWVDRERLLGLSGRNRKPQIALARAYGFEYAQPAGGCCFLTDENYAHKLRDLWVSRGERRYDFDDIMLLKIGRHLRPHPSFKLIIGREEGENRFLEGYRHRFVHLWALEHKGPLALVQGDVDEAGLDLACAITARFGQGRCEARVRMAVGGPGGSTRERDVAPLPAHALAADWYL
- a CDS encoding sulfurtransferase TusA family protein, with amino-acid sequence MDLDARYLLCPMPVIRVSAAIGRVAAGDTLTVRCTDPGALHDIPAWCRLEGHEVVETRTEVSGDIVIVIRAGGRG